In one Amaranthus tricolor cultivar Red isolate AtriRed21 chromosome 8, ASM2621246v1, whole genome shotgun sequence genomic region, the following are encoded:
- the LOC130820624 gene encoding uncharacterized protein LOC130820624, whose protein sequence is MDRATGQEAEQHEESVAAMEKENETCSASEVNTASSNKRSKKDSIVDAIFRFTESFENYLQSNKLPPKPDSKEVYDVVSKVAGLDRHEVFKATKLFLKDTEEFVMLKELPENEKLDWVLLCLNS, encoded by the coding sequence ATGGATAGAGCTACGGGTCAAGAAGCTGAGCAACATGAAGAATCTGTGGCAGCTAtggagaaagaaaatgaaacttGCAGTGCATCTGAGGTAAACACTGCATCATCTAACAAGAGGTCAAAGAAAGATTCTATCGTGGATGCTATTTTTAGATTTACAGAGTCATTTGAAAACTATCTACAATCAAACAAACTTCCACCTAAGCCCGATTCCAAAGAGGTTTATGATGTTGTTTCAAAGGTTGCCGGACTAGATCGACATGAAGTCTTTAAGGCAACAAAGCTGTTTTTGAAGGATACAGAAGAGTTTGTTATGTTAAAGGAACTACcagaaaatgagaaattagaTTGGGTGTTACTATGTCTCAACTCTTGA
- the LOC130820623 gene encoding probable WRKY transcription factor 12 → MEGNSIFSSSTNSSISSPTKTNFPFSLNQAASTLDHHDYLHEDHDHHGSLMMMMMGGDQQHVQSIQPPLINTVHESNHLMMNTYHDDHDHHHGNDNDHHNKCIFMDNNNNNDNHSNNKLIKKGSTVGKKGKKHRYAFQTRSQVDILDDGYRWRKYGQKAVKNNKFPRSYYRCTYQGCNVKKQVQRLSNDEGVVVTTYEGSHSHSIERSTDNFEHILSQMQIYTS, encoded by the exons ATGGAAGGCAACTCCATATTCTCATCTTCCACTAACTCCTCAATTTCATCACCGACTAAAACTAATTTTCCATTCTCACTAAACCAAGCAGCATCAACCCTTGATCATCATGATTATCTTCATGAAGATCATGatcatcatggatcattgatgatgatgatgatgggtgGTGACCAACAACATGTACAAAGCATTCAACCTCCCTTAATAAATACTGTTCATGAATCTAATCACCTTATGATGAACACTTATcatgatgatcatgatcatcatcatggGAATGATAATGATCATCATAACAAGTGTATTTTtatggataataataataataatgataatcatagtAATAATAAGTTGATTAAGAAAGGATCAACGGTAGGGAAGAAGGGAAAGAAGCATAGATATGCATTTCAAACAAGAAGCCAAGTTGATATTCTTGATGATGGTTATAGATGGCGTAAGTATGGTCAAAAAGCTGTAAAGAATAACAAATTTCCAAG gAGCTACTACAGGTGTACTTATCAAGGATGCAATGTGAAGAAACAAGTTCAACGTCTTTCAAATGATGAAGGAGTTGTTGTTACTACTTATGAAGGAAGTCATTCTCATTCTATTGAAAGATCTACCGAtaattttgagcatattttAAGTCAAATGCAAATTTACACTTCTTGA